In Silene latifolia isolate original U9 population chromosome X, ASM4854445v1, whole genome shotgun sequence, the following proteins share a genomic window:
- the LOC141619793 gene encoding CCG-binding protein 1, whose product MIVGTLGIPKSPLFLDPHHHHHHHHHHHPTVTDANTLKTYSITCCSKNHDYKIPKLEPFSRTKFERGLRDPPLIDKSQNQLADYCTLLEGEPSYSCWQAYFELKDLQKEYTKDQLEKLIIEAGGVKSLIGCLHGVSAIHKANKSASSHSQQNHKQEPQPKGHIPDGLPKTTQELEEEENSKMPDSAYTRLLRLRGTLPAWYSPAPN is encoded by the exons ATGATAGTTGGGACGCTCGGAATACCCAAATCACCTCTTTTCTTAGAtccccatcatcatcatcatcatcatcatcatcatcatcctacTGTTACTGATGCTAATACACTCAAGACCTACTCCATTACTTGTTGTTCTAAAAACCACGACTACAAGATACCCAAGCTTGAGCCTTTTAGCAGAACCAAGTTTGAAAGAGGTCTCCGGGATCCTCCTCTCATCGACAAGTCCCAGAACCAGCTTGCCG ATTACTGCACCCTCCTTGAAGGCGAACCTTCATACAGCTGCTGGCAAGCCTATTTCGAGCTAAAGGACCTCCAGAAGGAGTATACTAAGGACCAACTCGAAAAGCTCATCATTGAAGCTGGGGGTGTCAAGTCCCTCATAGGCTGCCTTCATGGAGTCTCCGCCATTCACAAAGCAAACAAGTCTGCATCATCTCATTCTCAACAGAACCACAAACAGGAACCCCAACCCAAGGGCCATATCCCGGATGGACTCCCAAAGACAACTCAAGAACTCGAGGAAGAGGAGAATTCTAAAATGCCCGACTCTGCTTATACAAGGTTACTTAGGCTCAGGGGAACCCTACCTGCTTGGTACTCCCCCGCTCCCAATTAA